Proteins encoded in a region of the Anoxybacillus amylolyticus genome:
- a CDS encoding CcdC family protein, protein MAIVSSIMAVIMAFLILFVRMKAAKKPTNAKKIILPPLFMSTGSLMFLDPLFRVTKAELLEAIVLGAFFSIFLIKTSKFEIRDNHIYLKRSKAFVWILVGLIVIRLALKSYLGRTIDYHQLSGMFYLLAFAMIVPWRVAMYVSYKRLERQLKYNPTVRLT, encoded by the coding sequence AATGGCTTTTCTTATTTTATTTGTACGTATGAAAGCAGCAAAAAAGCCGACGAATGCGAAAAAAATTATTTTGCCACCGCTTTTTATGAGCACTGGTTCACTAATGTTTTTAGATCCGCTGTTTCGGGTGACGAAGGCAGAACTGCTAGAAGCGATTGTGCTGGGTGCTTTTTTCTCCATCTTTCTCATTAAAACGTCGAAATTTGAAATTCGCGATAACCATATATATTTAAAGCGCTCTAAAGCATTTGTTTGGATTTTAGTAGGGCTTATTGTCATTCGTTTGGCATTAAAATCATATTTAGGGAGAACAATTGATTACCACCAGCTCAGTGGAATGTTTTATTTATTGGCGTTTGCGATGATCGTTCCATGGCGCGTTGCGATGTACGTTTCGTATAAACGCTTAGAAAGACAATTGAAATACAACCCGACTGTTCGGCTAACATAA
- a CDS encoding DUF2621 domain-containing protein, protein MLTGWFLWFILFWVVFLFVTMSIGGFFMFRKFLKRLPKADGKSELDWQEYYIAQTRHLWGAEEKALLEELVKPVPELFRDVARQKIAGKIGELALNEQATAITKDLVIRGYIIATPKRDHKFLVKALNEQQIDLAPYRHLLS, encoded by the coding sequence ATGTTAACAGGTTGGTTTCTTTGGTTTATTTTGTTTTGGGTTGTCTTTTTGTTTGTCACGATGTCGATTGGTGGCTTTTTTATGTTCCGAAAGTTTTTAAAACGGCTACCGAAAGCGGATGGAAAATCAGAGCTTGATTGGCAAGAATATTACATTGCACAAACGCGGCATTTATGGGGGGCAGAAGAAAAGGCGCTACTTGAAGAGTTAGTCAAGCCGGTGCCGGAATTGTTCCGCGATGTCGCCCGACAAAAAATCGCCGGTAAAATTGGCGAACTTGCGTTGAACGAACAAGCGACAGCCATTACGAAAGATTTGGTCATCCGTGGGTATATCATCGCAACCCCAAAGCGCGACCATAAGTTTTTAGTCAAAGCATTGAACGAACAACAAATTGATCTGGCGCCATATAGACACTTATTGAGCTAA
- a CDS encoding cell wall hydrolase: protein MVKKFFATLAVVCCMVVTFTTYESSAATSYTYYKVQQGDSFYKIAQKYKTAITVLKTLNKRTNDRLVVGETLKVPVTAKTTAGKKNLKVSITAEERKLLAQIVQAETGFSEPFAGKIEVALVILNRVKNPAFPNTIKGVIYQKTKAGYAFVPVRTGKLASIQPTKQDYAAVDRALALFPTDQRHSLYFYNPAVTKDKWMLSRPVTIRIGHHVFTR, encoded by the coding sequence ATGGTAAAAAAATTTTTTGCAACACTCGCAGTAGTTTGCTGTATGGTCGTAACGTTTACCACATATGAGAGTAGTGCAGCAACCTCGTATACATATTACAAGGTGCAGCAAGGAGACTCTTTTTATAAAATCGCCCAAAAATATAAAACGGCAATCACCGTTTTAAAAACGTTAAACAAACGGACGAACGACCGGCTTGTTGTAGGCGAAACGTTAAAAGTACCCGTAACGGCGAAAACAACAGCAGGAAAGAAAAATTTGAAAGTAAGCATTACTGCCGAAGAACGAAAGCTTTTAGCGCAAATTGTTCAAGCGGAAACGGGGTTTAGCGAACCGTTCGCAGGAAAAATAGAAGTTGCGCTTGTTATATTAAATCGTGTTAAAAACCCTGCCTTTCCGAATACGATTAAAGGTGTTATTTACCAAAAAACGAAAGCAGGCTATGCTTTTGTTCCTGTACGAACAGGAAAACTAGCAAGCATTCAACCAACGAAACAAGACTATGCAGCGGTTGATCGAGCGTTAGCGCTCTTTCCGACGGATCAACGTCACTCGTTATATTTTTACAACCCAGCAGTAACAAAAGACAAATGGATGTTGTCAAGACCTGTGACGATTCGCATCGGTCACCATGTGTTTACGAGATAA
- a CDS encoding small acid-soluble spore protein P, producing the protein MTNKNTSKDIRKNAPKESGQPEPLDGSKKVKNHNHTRQKHNSSHDM; encoded by the coding sequence ATGACAAACAAAAACACAAGCAAAGACATACGTAAAAACGCGCCAAAAGAAAGTGGACAACCAGAGCCGTTAGATGGATCGAAAAAAGTGAAAAACCATAACCATACACGGCAAAAACATAACTCAAGCCATGATATGTAA
- the sspO gene encoding small acid-soluble spore protein O — protein MGKRKANHIIPGMNAASAQGMGAGYNEEFSNEPLTEAQRQNNKKRKKNQ, from the coding sequence ATGGGAAAACGAAAAGCAAACCACATCATTCCAGGGATGAACGCTGCGAGCGCACAAGGAATGGGGGCCGGCTATAACGAAGAATTTTCGAACGAACCGTTAACAGAGGCACAACGGCAGAATAACAAAAAAAGAAAAAAGAATCAATAA